A window from Hoeflea sp. IMCC20628 encodes these proteins:
- the purH gene encoding bifunctional phosphoribosylaminoimidazolecarboxamide formyltransferase/IMP cyclohydrolase, with product MAVVSKNHPAPDLVRVRRALLSVSDKTGLVDFARGLAGAGVELVSTGGTRAALEAAGLAVRDVSELTQFPEIMDGRVKTLHPGVHGGLLGIRDDADHRSAMQEYGIVDIDMAVVNLYPFEQTVASGADPATIVENIDIGGPAMIRASAKNHAYVTVVTDPEDYARVLGALESQDGSISLALRRELAALAFARTAAYDAAVSGWFAQELSLQAPRHRAFGGKLLDVMRYGENPHQAAAFYATGENRPGVATATLLQGKQLSYNNINDTDAAFELVSEFDQDRAACAIIKHANPCGVAVGGSLVDAYRRALECDQTSAFGGIVALNRPLDAETAAEIVKIFTEVIIAPDASDEAREILSAKKNLRLMTTGALVDPRQPGIMVKTVAGGLLVQGRDNGIVLPEDFKVVTKRAPDARELSDMDFAFCVAKHVKSNAIVYALNGATVGIGAGQMSRVDSARIAARKAVDAAEVLGLATPLTKGSVVASDAFFPFADGLLSAIEAGATAVIQPGGSMRDQDVIDAADAAGIAMVFTGMRHFRH from the coding sequence ATGGCTGTTGTTTCCAAAAATCACCCGGCGCCGGATCTGGTGCGGGTCCGCCGGGCTTTGCTTTCGGTCTCTGACAAGACCGGTCTGGTCGATTTTGCCCGCGGGCTTGCAGGCGCCGGGGTTGAACTGGTTTCGACGGGCGGAACGCGGGCCGCTCTGGAGGCTGCCGGCCTTGCAGTGCGGGATGTTTCCGAACTGACACAATTTCCCGAAATCATGGATGGCCGGGTCAAGACCCTGCATCCGGGCGTGCATGGCGGGTTGCTCGGCATTCGGGATGATGCCGATCACCGGTCAGCCATGCAAGAGTATGGGATCGTCGACATCGACATGGCAGTGGTCAATCTCTACCCGTTCGAACAGACCGTTGCCAGCGGCGCTGATCCGGCGACGATTGTCGAGAACATCGATATCGGCGGCCCGGCAATGATCCGTGCCTCGGCGAAAAACCATGCCTATGTGACTGTGGTCACTGACCCGGAAGACTATGCCCGGGTTCTTGGTGCGCTTGAAAGCCAGGATGGGTCGATTTCACTGGCGTTGCGGCGCGAACTCGCTGCTTTGGCCTTTGCCCGGACTGCAGCCTATGACGCGGCGGTATCGGGTTGGTTCGCGCAGGAACTTTCATTGCAAGCGCCGCGCCACCGGGCCTTTGGTGGCAAATTGCTGGATGTCATGCGCTACGGTGAAAATCCGCACCAGGCAGCGGCGTTCTACGCAACCGGTGAAAATCGTCCCGGCGTGGCAACAGCCACACTGCTGCAGGGCAAGCAACTGTCCTACAACAACATCAATGACACCGATGCGGCTTTCGAGCTGGTCAGCGAGTTCGATCAGGACCGTGCGGCGTGTGCGATTATCAAGCACGCCAACCCGTGTGGTGTTGCCGTTGGCGGCAGCCTGGTGGACGCCTATCGCCGGGCGCTCGAGTGTGACCAGACGTCCGCCTTTGGCGGCATCGTTGCGCTTAACCGCCCCCTCGATGCCGAAACGGCAGCCGAAATCGTCAAGATCTTCACGGAAGTGATCATTGCCCCTGATGCGAGCGACGAGGCGCGGGAGATCCTTTCAGCCAAGAAAAACCTGCGGCTGATGACCACCGGGGCGCTTGTCGATCCGCGTCAGCCGGGAATCATGGTCAAGACCGTGGCCGGCGGGTTGCTGGTGCAGGGCCGTGACAATGGCATCGTGCTGCCGGAAGATTTCAAGGTGGTGACCAAGCGGGCGCCCGATGCCCGCGAACTTTCGGATATGGATTTCGCCTTCTGTGTCGCCAAGCACGTCAAATCCAATGCCATCGTCTACGCGCTCAATGGCGCCACCGTTGGCATCGGGGCCGGACAGATGAGCCGGGTCGATTCGGCGCGGATAGCAGCCCGCAAGGCGGTTGATGCAGCCGAAGTGCTCGGCCTGGCAACGCCACTTACCAAAGGCAGTGTTGTCGCCTCCGATGCGTTCTTCCCGTTCGCCGACGGCTTACTGTCAGCAATTGAAGCCGGTGCGACAGCGGTCATCCAGCCGGGCGGCTCAATGCGTGATCAGGACGTGATTGATGCGGCAGATGCTGCCGGGATCGCCATGGTGTTTACCGGGATGCGGCACTTCCGGCACTGA
- a CDS encoding MFS transporter has protein sequence MMSEVTGLPPKAVVQRRGVFGWMMFDWAAQPFFTVVTTFIFGPYFISRMASDPATGQAAWGYGIAAGGLLIAIFSPLLGSIADQTGPRKPWIAVFAIIKILALCGLWFAAPGSNIVAVVAIFTLASVAAEFSIVFNDSMLLRLVPKADIGRVSNLAWGLGYLGGMIVLIFIIAFLAASPETGKTLLGLDPLFGLDPAQGEDARASGPISALWYAVFILPMFLFTPDSGGRRALGGAMRDGLAELRSTIGEVRQRAGIFRFLIARMIYQDGVNALLALGGGFAAAMFSWSITEIGIYGIMLNVVAIFSCLYASRLDTRLGSKQVVLISILLLLIATVGIVSTGPGFTLFGALQLGGGDSGGMFGTSAEKAYITFGLLIGIAFGPVQASSRAYMARSVTEEESGRYFGIYALSGRATSFTAPFLVATVTALSGSPRLGMATIVIFFAAGFVILWTTPYPADQPATEPVKA, from the coding sequence ATGATGTCTGAGGTAACCGGTTTGCCGCCGAAGGCTGTGGTTCAACGCCGCGGTGTCTTTGGCTGGATGATGTTCGACTGGGCGGCGCAACCGTTCTTTACGGTCGTCACCACCTTCATTTTCGGTCCTTATTTTATCAGTCGCATGGCCAGCGACCCGGCCACCGGACAGGCGGCCTGGGGCTATGGCATCGCCGCCGGCGGTTTGCTGATTGCCATTTTTTCACCTCTGCTTGGCTCAATTGCCGATCAAACCGGACCGCGCAAGCCATGGATCGCCGTCTTTGCGATCATCAAGATCCTGGCGCTGTGCGGATTGTGGTTCGCAGCGCCGGGCTCCAATATTGTTGCTGTTGTCGCCATCTTCACCCTGGCTTCGGTGGCGGCGGAATTCTCAATTGTCTTCAACGATTCGATGTTGCTGCGCCTGGTTCCCAAGGCAGACATCGGGCGCGTGTCAAATCTCGCCTGGGGCCTTGGCTATCTCGGCGGCATGATCGTGCTGATTTTCATCATTGCCTTTTTGGCCGCCTCACCTGAAACCGGGAAAACGCTGCTAGGCCTTGATCCCCTGTTCGGTCTTGATCCGGCTCAAGGTGAAGACGCTCGCGCCTCGGGGCCTATTTCGGCGCTCTGGTACGCTGTTTTCATCCTGCCTATGTTCCTGTTTACCCCGGATTCAGGCGGCCGCAGAGCCCTTGGTGGAGCGATGCGCGATGGTCTTGCCGAATTGCGCTCGACCATCGGTGAAGTACGACAACGCGCTGGTATCTTCCGGTTTCTGATCGCTCGCATGATCTATCAGGATGGCGTCAACGCACTGCTGGCACTGGGTGGCGGATTTGCTGCCGCCATGTTCAGCTGGAGCATCACGGAAATCGGGATCTATGGCATTATGCTCAATGTGGTCGCGATCTTTTCCTGTCTGTATGCCAGCCGCCTCGACACCAGGCTCGGTTCCAAGCAGGTTGTGCTGATCTCGATCCTGTTGCTGTTGATCGCCACAGTCGGCATCGTGTCGACCGGTCCGGGCTTCACCCTGTTTGGCGCATTGCAACTGGGAGGCGGGGATTCCGGCGGCATGTTCGGAACCTCTGCCGAAAAGGCCTACATCACCTTTGGACTTCTGATCGGCATTGCCTTTGGACCGGTGCAGGCCTCGTCGCGCGCCTATATGGCGCGCAGCGTGACCGAGGAGGAGTCTGGCCGCTATTTCGGCATCTATGCCCTGTCGGGCCGCGCCACCAGCTTCACAGCCCCGTTCCTGGTCGCCACGGTCACCGCCCTGTCGGGTTCGCCGCGGCTGGGAATGGCGACCATCGTCATCTTTTTCGCGGCCGGGTTTGTGATTCTCTGGACGACACCATATCCGGCCGATCAACCCGCGACTGAGCCGGTCAAAGCATAA
- a CDS encoding NAD-glutamate dehydrogenase gives MAAKTKRKSDSLLAEAASIASKGKKPFVKPEVLFSRVSMDDLQLFPAESLAAFAVLAESEIRAWNGKTSRLSLVNEDRATTSGHDVSVLTITTLNKPFLYDSVMGELTSDVRDIFMALHPILVVSGKMPAVLYSHGDASEPSQRVSHIQIHMPRLDDAAATDLIARIQHVLDQVKAAVSDWKSMLAMLDHSAADLVALDVDKTVEPARQEALAFIAWLRDNNFTLLGMREYVYSGDGDAAQLSRASSEGLGILSNPDVLVLRLGKDQVTTTPEILDFLQGPDFLIVTKANVRSVVHRRTYMDYIGIKRFNSKGKVIGELRVVGLFTSTAYTRSVTKIPLLRSKVQAVVTDFGYDPESHSGKLLLNTLEAYPRDDLFQIDAPLLARFCNQINELADRPRVRVLPRIDRFDRFVSLIVYVPRDQYDSIARERIGAYFKTVYNGRVSAYYPAFPEGGVARVHFIIGRSEGKTPQIPQEQLERDVRSIVTRWEDQFRMLGGSVTARVSVSQSYKERFGPEEALADLDDILACTESGAIRIAFYRGEETADDHLALKIFHAGEPVALSRRVPLLENLGFKVISEQTHEIFLDENGASSTVVVHDMEIIHEDGRIIDLAADGQRLEDTFLSVWRGDTDNDSYNRLVTNAGLSVREAMVLRAYARYLRQAGIPYSQEYIARSLNRHWAISAKLFELFRIRFDLGLNGDKRNELNAKLMAEIEAALMQVPSIDDDRILRRYVNAIEASLRTNYFQTGPDGAPRPALAFKLDPKALEGLPEPRPFREIFVYGAEVEGLHMRFGPVARGGLRWSDRAQDYRTEVLGLVKAQQVKNAVIVPVGAKGGFYPKRLPTEGGRDAIFEAGRDAYKLFIRTLLSVTDNIVGDAIVPPANTIRHDTDDPYFVVAADKGTATFSDTANALSQERDFWLDDAFASGGSAGYDHKKMGITARGAWEAVKRHFREMDIDIQTTPFTAAGVGDMSGDVFGNGMLLSEKIRLLAAFDHRDIFIDPDPDCATGFAERSRLFDLGRSSWQDYDTSKLSKSGMIIPRSLKSVDLTPQAAAAIGLASLKATPQDIMTAILSMETDLLWFGGIGTYIKDAGENDADVGDRANDAIRIPARQVRAKVIGEGANLGVTQKGRIAYAMRGGRCNSDAIDNSAGVNSSDVEVNIKIALANAMRENRLTRPKRNTLLASMTDEVAGLVLRNNYLQTLAISISQANGISGVGELSRVMSNLESRGLLNRKVEDLPDETAIAERVASGRALTRPEIGVLLSYSKLVLFDEIVASSLPDDPYFDDTLKSYFPKGMQKAHSSDIASHRLRREIISTLLGNDAINRGGPGFVIALGDKSGATASDIVKAFVLARDGLSLNHLYAQVDGLDTKVPGAVQNRLYADIGDTLKTVTGWALKTGAAHGALGAAIKTMRDSVGKLEGELAAALPDFMRSQAESTRAELVLQGVPEDLASQIAGLASLTLAPDICHVAASSNTDLKRATETYFAVTDAFRVGKIVAAVDRIPVSDHFEGLALARSLDEISEARRIIAATALDSYPKAKDPSGEWLGANSDRIAHVRSQILSLTDSGELSVAKLTVAAGMLSDLARSLRA, from the coding sequence ATGGCTGCCAAGACCAAACGCAAGTCGGATTCACTGCTTGCCGAAGCCGCATCAATCGCTTCCAAGGGCAAGAAGCCCTTCGTCAAGCCGGAAGTCCTGTTCTCCCGCGTCAGCATGGATGATTTGCAGCTTTTTCCGGCTGAGAGCCTTGCCGCATTCGCAGTGCTGGCCGAATCGGAAATTCGCGCCTGGAATGGCAAGACGTCAAGATTGAGCCTGGTCAATGAAGACCGGGCCACAACCTCCGGTCACGATGTTTCGGTGCTGACGATCACCACGCTGAACAAGCCGTTCCTCTATGATTCGGTGATGGGTGAACTCACCTCCGACGTGCGCGACATTTTCATGGCGCTGCACCCCATCCTGGTCGTTTCGGGAAAGATGCCGGCAGTACTGTACTCTCATGGCGACGCAAGCGAGCCTTCGCAGCGGGTCAGCCACATCCAGATCCACATGCCACGGCTAGACGATGCCGCCGCCACCGATCTCATTGCCCGCATCCAGCATGTGCTCGATCAGGTCAAGGCCGCTGTTTCCGACTGGAAATCAATGCTGGCGATGCTTGATCACAGTGCTGCCGACCTGGTGGCGCTCGACGTCGACAAGACGGTCGAACCGGCCCGGCAAGAGGCCTTGGCCTTCATTGCCTGGTTGCGCGACAACAATTTCACCCTGCTGGGCATGCGCGAATATGTCTATTCGGGCGACGGCGATGCGGCGCAACTGAGCCGTGCCTCGTCCGAAGGCCTCGGAATTTTGTCAAACCCTGATGTCCTTGTCCTCAGACTCGGCAAGGATCAGGTTACCACGACGCCCGAAATCCTCGATTTCCTGCAGGGCCCGGACTTCCTGATCGTCACCAAGGCCAATGTCCGCTCGGTCGTCCACCGGCGCACCTATATGGACTACATCGGCATCAAGCGATTCAATTCCAAGGGCAAGGTTATTGGCGAACTGCGCGTGGTGGGGCTGTTCACCTCGACCGCCTACACGCGGTCGGTTACCAAAATTCCGCTGTTGCGGTCCAAGGTCCAGGCAGTTGTCACGGATTTCGGCTACGATCCCGAAAGCCACTCCGGCAAATTGTTGCTCAACACGCTGGAAGCCTATCCGCGCGACGACCTGTTTCAGATCGACGCCCCCTTGCTGGCGCGGTTCTGCAATCAGATCAACGAATTGGCTGACCGGCCGCGTGTGCGCGTTCTGCCGCGAATTGACCGGTTCGACAGGTTTGTATCGCTGATCGTCTATGTGCCGCGCGATCAGTATGATTCAATCGCCCGCGAGCGCATCGGCGCCTATTTCAAGACCGTCTACAATGGTCGTGTGTCGGCTTACTATCCGGCATTTCCCGAAGGCGGCGTGGCGCGCGTCCATTTCATCATCGGTCGTTCCGAGGGCAAGACGCCGCAAATTCCGCAGGAACAGCTCGAGCGCGACGTCCGCTCCATCGTCACAAGGTGGGAAGACCAGTTCCGCATGCTCGGTGGCAGCGTTACGGCGCGGGTGAGCGTCAGCCAGTCCTACAAGGAACGCTTCGGGCCCGAAGAAGCCCTGGCCGATCTCGACGACATTCTGGCCTGCACCGAATCGGGCGCCATCCGGATTGCGTTTTATCGCGGCGAGGAAACCGCCGATGACCATCTGGCACTGAAGATTTTTCACGCCGGCGAGCCGGTGGCCTTGTCCCGGCGCGTTCCGCTCTTGGAAAATCTCGGCTTCAAGGTGATCAGCGAACAGACCCACGAGATTTTCCTTGATGAAAACGGCGCTTCCAGCACCGTCGTGGTTCACGATATGGAAATCATCCATGAAGACGGCCGTATCATCGATCTGGCCGCAGATGGGCAACGGCTTGAGGACACATTCCTGTCGGTCTGGCGCGGCGACACCGACAATGACAGCTACAACCGACTGGTCACCAATGCCGGCCTGTCGGTTCGCGAAGCCATGGTGTTGCGTGCCTATGCCCGCTATTTGCGCCAGGCAGGCATTCCCTATTCGCAGGAATACATTGCCCGCAGTCTCAACCGGCACTGGGCCATTTCCGCCAAGCTGTTCGAATTGTTCCGGATCCGGTTTGATCTGGGTTTGAACGGCGACAAGCGCAATGAATTGAACGCCAAACTGATGGCGGAAATTGAAGCAGCGCTGATGCAAGTCCCCAGTATTGACGACGACCGGATCCTCCGACGTTACGTCAATGCCATCGAGGCCTCGCTCAGAACCAATTATTTCCAGACCGGACCCGACGGCGCACCCCGCCCGGCGCTGGCCTTCAAACTTGATCCCAAGGCGCTCGAAGGCTTGCCGGAGCCACGGCCGTTCCGGGAGATATTCGTCTATGGCGCCGAGGTCGAGGGACTGCATATGCGCTTTGGTCCGGTGGCCCGCGGCGGTTTGCGTTGGTCCGACCGGGCGCAGGACTATCGCACCGAGGTGTTGGGTCTGGTCAAGGCGCAGCAGGTCAAGAACGCGGTGATCGTTCCGGTGGGCGCAAAAGGCGGCTTCTATCCCAAGCGCTTGCCGACCGAAGGCGGTCGCGATGCCATTTTTGAGGCCGGGCGCGATGCCTACAAGCTGTTCATCCGCACGCTGTTGTCGGTCACCGACAACATTGTCGGCGATGCGATTGTGCCGCCGGCCAATACGATCCGCCATGACACCGACGATCCCTATTTTGTCGTCGCCGCTGACAAGGGCACAGCGACGTTTTCGGACACCGCCAATGCGCTAAGCCAGGAACGGGACTTCTGGCTTGACGACGCCTTCGCGTCTGGCGGCTCTGCCGGTTATGACCACAAGAAGATGGGCATCACCGCACGCGGCGCCTGGGAGGCGGTCAAACGGCATTTCCGCGAAATGGACATCGATATCCAGACCACGCCGTTCACCGCCGCCGGTGTTGGTGACATGTCGGGCGACGTTTTCGGCAACGGCATGCTGCTGTCTGAAAAGATCCGGCTGCTGGCGGCGTTCGATCACCGTGACATCTTCATTGATCCCGATCCCGATTGCGCCACAGGATTTGCCGAGCGAAGCCGGCTGTTTGATCTGGGCCGCTCGAGTTGGCAGGACTACGACACATCCAAGCTGTCAAAGAGCGGCATGATCATTCCGCGGTCACTGAAATCCGTCGACCTGACCCCCCAGGCAGCTGCGGCAATCGGATTAGCGAGCCTCAAGGCGACCCCGCAAGACATCATGACCGCCATCCTGTCGATGGAGACCGATCTTCTGTGGTTCGGCGGCATCGGCACCTATATCAAGGATGCAGGCGAAAATGACGCTGATGTCGGCGACCGCGCCAATGACGCCATCCGCATACCCGCCCGTCAGGTGCGCGCCAAGGTGATCGGTGAAGGCGCCAATCTCGGCGTCACCCAGAAGGGCCGCATCGCCTACGCAATGAGAGGCGGGCGCTGCAATTCCGACGCCATCGACAATTCTGCCGGGGTCAACTCCTCCGACGTCGAGGTCAACATCAAGATCGCTCTCGCCAATGCGATGCGCGAAAATCGTCTCACCCGGCCCAAGCGCAATACCCTGCTGGCATCCATGACTGATGAGGTTGCCGGGCTGGTCTTGCGCAACAACTATCTGCAGACACTGGCGATCTCGATTTCCCAGGCCAACGGAATCTCCGGCGTTGGCGAACTCAGCAGGGTGATGAGCAATCTCGAAAGCCGCGGATTGCTCAATCGCAAGGTAGAGGATCTGCCCGATGAAACGGCCATCGCCGAACGAGTCGCCAGTGGCCGTGCGCTGACCCGGCCCGAAATCGGTGTTTTGCTGTCCTATTCAAAACTGGTGCTGTTTGACGAAATCGTCGCCAGTTCCCTGCCAGACGACCCTTACTTCGACGACACGCTGAAATCCTACTTTCCCAAAGGCATGCAGAAAGCCCATTCCAGCGACATCGCCAGCCATCGGCTGCGGCGCGAGATCATCTCGACACTGCTTGGAAATGACGCGATCAATCGCGGCGGCCCGGGCTTTGTCATCGCCCTGGGGGACAAGTCCGGCGCCACCGCCTCAGATATCGTCAAAGCCTTCGTGCTTGCCCGCGACGGCCTGTCGCTCAATCATCTCTATGCGCAGGTGGATGGCCTCGACACCAAGGTTCCCGGTGCGGTCCAGAACCGTCTCTACGCCGATATCGGCGACACACTCAAAACGGTGACCGGCTGGGCGCTGAAGACCGGCGCGGCGCACGGCGCGCTCGGCGCTGCCATCAAGACGATGCGTGACAGTGTCGGCAAGCTGGAAGGTGAACTCGCCGCTGCGCTGCCTGATTTCATGCGCAGCCAAGCCGAATCCACAAGGGCAGAGCTGGTTTTGCAAGGGGTGCCTGAAGACCTTGCCAGCCAGATTGCCGGATTGGCCAGCCTGACGCTTGCCCCTGACATCTGTCATGTTGCCGCTTCGTCCAACACCGATCTGAAGCGGGCGACCGAAACATATTTCGCCGTCACCGATGCCTTCCGCGTTGGCAAGATCGTTGCGGCGGTGGACCGGATACCGGTTTCCGACCATTTCGAAGGTCTGGCACTGGCGCGAAGCCTGGATGAAATCTCCGAAGCCCGGCGAATCATTGCCGCAACGGCGCTCGACAGCTATCCCAAGGCCAAGGACCCGTCGGGCGAATGGCTGGGCGCCAACAGCGATCGCATCGCCCATGTTCGCAGCCAGATCCTGTCACTCACCGACAGCGGCGAGTTGTCGGTTGCCAAACTGACTGTCGCCGCCGGCATGTTGAGCGATCTCGCCCGGTCCTTGCGGGCATAG
- a CDS encoding peroxidase-related enzyme (This protein belongs to a clade of uncharacterized proteins related to peroxidases such as the alkylhydroperoxidase AhpD.), translated as MKLADENASEAATALELEQETPLSPAMDAYFAKCDEKLGMVPNVLKAYGFNNEKLEAFVAFYNDLMLGASNLSKLDRELIAVAVSSINSCYYCLTAHGAAVRQLSGDPVLGEQMVMNYRVAKLEPRQRAMIDFAVLVTEDPARIVEADRQRLRDAGFSDRDIWDISAVAAFFNMTNRMASATDMRPNPEYHGFAR; from the coding sequence ATGAAGTTAGCTGATGAAAACGCTTCGGAAGCCGCAACCGCGCTGGAATTGGAGCAGGAAACGCCGTTGAGCCCGGCAATGGACGCCTATTTTGCCAAATGCGACGAAAAACTCGGCATGGTGCCAAATGTGCTGAAAGCCTATGGGTTCAACAATGAGAAGCTGGAGGCTTTCGTTGCATTCTACAACGATCTGATGCTTGGCGCTTCCAATCTCAGCAAGCTCGACCGGGAGCTCATTGCTGTCGCAGTGTCGTCGATCAACAGCTGCTATTATTGCCTGACCGCGCATGGGGCCGCCGTGCGTCAATTGTCAGGCGATCCTGTGCTCGGCGAGCAGATGGTGATGAATTACCGGGTTGCAAAACTTGAGCCGCGGCAGCGCGCGATGATCGATTTTGCCGTGCTCGTCACCGAGGACCCGGCGCGCATTGTCGAGGCCGACAGGCAGCGGCTCCGGGACGCGGGGTTTTCCGATCGCGACATCTGGGATATTTCCGCAGTGGCGGCGTTTTTCAATATGACCAACCGGATGGCATCGGCGACTGACATGCGGCCAAATCCGGAGTATCACGGGTTTGCACGTTGA
- the pdxY gene encoding pyridoxal kinase PdxY translates to MTPDNQRNSDIRTSVIVISSHVVRGSVGNRASVFALETLGFPVWAVPTVILPWHPGHSRATRIVPARDDFASLINDLCGAPWLGEVGAVLSGYLGDAGQADDVARLVAAVRTVNPEALYLCDPVIGDTGGLYVPEAVATAIASKLIPIADIATPNVHELGWLSGAPIGDAKSLIAAAQTLGPARVLVTSAIAMMAGSTGNMLFSGSQTLMAEHRLIPNAPNGLGDLMSATFLARLLEGVPDGKALQMATGAVFEILARTARRGADELTLETDAQSLRTPMAMVNMRQVRSPADRTRS, encoded by the coding sequence ATGACTCCGGACAATCAACGCAATTCCGATATCCGAACTTCGGTGATCGTGATTTCGAGCCATGTCGTGCGTGGCTCCGTAGGTAACCGGGCATCGGTGTTCGCTCTGGAGACGCTCGGTTTCCCGGTCTGGGCGGTTCCCACAGTGATTCTGCCCTGGCATCCGGGTCATTCGCGCGCTACCCGGATCGTTCCGGCGCGTGACGATTTCGCCTCGCTGATCAACGATCTCTGCGGCGCGCCATGGCTCGGCGAGGTTGGTGCGGTGCTCAGCGGCTATCTCGGCGACGCCGGGCAAGCCGATGACGTGGCGCGGCTTGTCGCTGCGGTGAGGACTGTCAATCCGGAGGCGCTTTACCTATGTGATCCGGTCATTGGTGACACCGGCGGGCTTTACGTGCCTGAGGCGGTTGCCACGGCCATAGCTTCGAAGCTGATTCCGATCGCTGACATTGCCACACCCAATGTTCACGAACTTGGCTGGTTGTCGGGCGCACCCATCGGCGATGCCAAATCGCTTATTGCGGCTGCGCAAACGCTGGGGCCTGCGCGCGTGCTGGTGACGTCAGCGATTGCGATGATGGCCGGAAGCACCGGCAATATGCTGTTCAGCGGCAGCCAGACGCTGATGGCTGAACACCGGCTCATTCCCAATGCGCCAAATGGTCTGGGTGATCTGATGTCGGCAACCTTTCTTGCCCGTCTGCTGGAAGGCGTTCCTGATGGCAAAGCATTGCAGATGGCAACCGGTGCGGTGTTCGAAATCCTGGCTCGCACAGCGCGGCGCGGCGCTGATGAATTGACCCTGGAAACCGATGCGCAAAGCCTGCGCACGCCGATGGCGATGGTCAACATGCGGCAGGTCCGATCACCTGCGGACCGCACCAGGTCGTAA
- a CDS encoding carbonic anhydrase — MSTFPTRLIEGYQTFMSGRYPAEKNRYRQLAETGQEPHTMVIACCDSRSAPETVFDCGPGEMFVVRNVANLVPPYQPDDNLHATSAALEFAVQSLKIRQIVVMGHGRCGGIKAALDPDATPLSPGDFIGHWVRLLKPAAQQIQDSQLLTSGERQIALERISIRNSIVNLRSFPCVKILEERGKLQIHGAWFDISTGELWVMDPQTGDFYRPELPLA; from the coding sequence ATGTCGACATTCCCGACCCGCCTTATTGAAGGCTACCAGACATTCATGAGCGGCCGGTATCCGGCCGAGAAGAACCGTTACCGGCAGTTGGCCGAGACCGGTCAGGAACCACATACGATGGTGATTGCCTGCTGCGATTCGCGCAGCGCGCCGGAAACCGTGTTCGATTGCGGTCCCGGTGAAATGTTTGTTGTGCGCAACGTGGCCAATCTGGTGCCGCCCTATCAGCCGGACGACAATCTCCACGCCACATCGGCAGCACTTGAATTTGCCGTTCAGTCGCTGAAGATCCGTCAGATCGTCGTTATGGGTCATGGCCGTTGCGGCGGCATCAAGGCGGCGCTCGATCCCGACGCAACGCCTTTATCACCCGGCGATTTCATCGGTCATTGGGTGCGGTTGCTCAAACCGGCTGCCCAGCAGATTCAGGACAGTCAGTTGCTGACCAGCGGTGAACGCCAGATTGCGCTCGAGCGGATCTCGATCCGCAACTCAATCGTCAATTTGCGGTCCTTTCCTTGCGTGAAGATACTCGAGGAACGTGGAAAACTGCAGATCCACGGCGCGTGGTTTGATATTTCCACGGGTGAATTGTGGGTCATGGATCCGCAAACCGGTGATTTTTACCGGCCGGAACTGCCGCTCGCTTGA
- a CDS encoding lytic murein transglycosylase, which translates to MKCSARRLAAWGFAALITVGISGPAHAAQCGNTSKGFSNWVEQFKNEAKSAGISQNTLDRAFKNARYATKTISADRNQKSFKLSFDQFMRKRGAATIVSKGKRLKKQNASLFSALEKKYGVPAGPLIAIWGMESGFGSFTGNQHTVSAVATLAYDCRRSAFFTEQLYALMQLIQKGWLSPDFKGAAHGEIGQTQFLPANVARFAADGDRNGSVNLGSKADALASTANFLRGHGWSRGGGYQQGETNFRAIQGWNAAGVYQKAIAKIGADIDG; encoded by the coding sequence ATGAAGTGCAGTGCTCGAAGATTGGCAGCCTGGGGATTTGCTGCACTCATCACCGTGGGAATCAGCGGCCCTGCGCACGCTGCCCAATGCGGCAACACCTCCAAGGGTTTCTCCAACTGGGTAGAGCAGTTCAAGAACGAGGCGAAATCGGCGGGAATATCGCAGAACACCCTCGACCGGGCCTTCAAGAACGCGCGTTACGCCACCAAGACAATTTCGGCCGACCGCAACCAGAAGAGCTTCAAACTGTCGTTTGACCAGTTTATGCGCAAACGCGGCGCCGCCACCATCGTCTCCAAGGGCAAGCGCCTGAAAAAGCAGAATGCCAGCCTGTTTTCAGCACTTGAGAAAAAATACGGCGTGCCGGCCGGTCCGCTGATCGCAATCTGGGGGATGGAGTCCGGTTTCGGATCTTTCACCGGCAATCAGCACACGGTGTCAGCAGTTGCCACGCTCGCCTATGATTGCAGACGCTCCGCTTTTTTCACTGAACAGCTCTACGCCCTGATGCAGTTGATCCAGAAAGGCTGGCTCAGCCCGGATTTCAAGGGTGCAGCCCATGGTGAAATCGGCCAGACCCAGTTCCTGCCCGCCAATGTGGCCCGCTTCGCGGCCGATGGCGACCGCAACGGAAGCGTCAATCTAGGATCAAAAGCCGATGCGCTTGCGTCAACCGCAAATTTCCTGCGTGGCCATGGCTGGAGCCGGGGTGGCGGTTATCAGCAAGGCGAGACGAATTTCCGCGCCATTCAGGGATGGAACGCGGCCGGCGTCTATCAAAAGGCCATCGCCAAGATCGGTGCTGATATCGACGGCTGA